GGCTAATCCTCTGGGCCCTGTGGGAGGGAATAATGTACCGGGAGGCACATCCCAGGATGGGCAAAGTATGCCACAATTCTACCCGCCTTAAACTGGTGGCCTCCTGAGTGTCAGCGGTCTGCTTATTCCCACtcccctcttccttttccttcccaaaTGTAGTCAAGTTGACACAGTCTTCAGAACACTACTCTGAGGAAAACAAGGCCTTCTGCATCGGTAAATAATAGCACCTCCCCTAAGTCTGAGGTGAGCCTGTCACCTAGAAGCTCAGAAGATTTAAGCTAAACCTGGATTATAcaggaaagaaaacttttttttttttttttttttgagacggagtctcgctctgtcgcccaggctggagtgcagtggccggatctcagctcactgcaagctccgcctcccaggttcacgccattctcctgcctcagcctcccgagtagctgggactacaggcaagaaaacattttttaaaaagataaaataggccaggcgcagtggctcacgcctgtaatcccagcactttgggaggccaaggcaggccgatcatctgaggtcagaagttcgagaccagcctggccaacatggtgaaaccccatctctactaaaaatacaaaaattagctgggcatcgcggtgtgcgcctgtaatcccagctacttgggaggctgaagcaggagaattgcttgaacttgggaggcggaggttgcagtgagctgattgcaccattgtactctagcctgggcggcaagagcaagactccatctcaaaacaaaaaacaaaagataaaatatataaaaataaattttaaaaactaaaatttaggCAAAGGGAACTTTGACTCATTATAGAAGCTGCTCCAGGTGATGGGAAAAAAATTGCAGCGCCGAAGATCGTGAACACATTGACTCTGTCATTTCATTCCAGTTTTCAAAATGGAGTTAACTGGACAGCAGAATCACATATATATGAGAGTTTGTCACTGCGCACACCTTGCAGTGGGACATGATGGGTTTGTTTGCGTGCCCACTCTGCCGTCAGCCTGGGGACACTACCACACCTCCCTGGACGGTGGCCCAGCAGCCATGGTTCAAACGGTTCTGGGCTCTCAGCAAATGTTTATGTCTGCCCAGACCATGCATGGACCATTTCTCAGAAAGGATCTACCTACACATGCCCAGTAGTGTTAAAGAGGGTAAGCTGGCCgcgtgtggtggttcatgcctgtaatcccagcactttgggaggccacggcagaaggattgcttgagcccacgagttcaagaccaacctgggctgTGGCATACAAAAGAATCAAAAACTTCACCTCCCATGTGCACTtgtcgggaggccaaggtgggaggatcattgggATGGCTGGGAtcactgggaggtcaaggctgcagtgagctgtgattgtgccactgcactccagcctgggtgacagagtgggattccgtatttaaacaataaataaaataaaataaaataaatggaggcGAGGAGGAAATAAGGCAGGGAcaaggaggcagaagcaggcgcTTTGGAGAAGTTGGTTCAGCTCTCTGCCTTCTACTGTCGGAATCTGTTCATGTAGTCCTTAGGCTTTTTTTGCCCATTTGGATTGACCTGCCCTGCTGACCTGTGTAGCTTTAGGCAGTCCATTTGCCCTCTCAGGGCTTCGGTCTCACCATTCAAAAAACCAAAGGGCGGGAGcggggtcaggcgcggtggctcacatctgtaatcccagcactttgggaggccgaggagggcggatcacaaggtcagaagatcgagaccatcctggctaacacggagaaacccccttctctactaaaaaaaaaatacaaaaagttagccaggcgcggtggcgggcgcctgtagtcccagctacttgggaggctgaggcaggagaatggcgggaacccgggaggcggagcttgcagtgagccaagatgcgcgtttcaaaaaaaaaaaaaaaaaaaaaaaaaaaggccgggcgcggtggctcaagcctgtaatcccaggactttgggaggccgagatgggcggatcacgaggtcaggagatcgagaccatcctggctaacacggtgaaaccccgtctctactaaaaaatacaaaaaactagccgggtgtggtggcggcgcctgtagtcccagctactcgggaggctgaggcaggagaatggcgtgaacccggggaggcggagcttgcagtgagctgagatccgtccactgcactccagcccaggcgacagagtgagattccgtctcaaaaaaaaaaaaaaaaaaaaggcggggggtaAGCTGAAGAGCAAGAGGAAGTCCCCGGGGTCTCTCCAGGGTCATTCTGAGTACCTTGAAGTAAATGGTGTTAACCAGCACCAGAACAGTGAGCTCGTTGATGGCTTCCGGGGGAATGACATTGGTGATTCGGCCTTCGGTCTTATTGGACACCCATTTGTTGATGGCTGCTCTGGATTGCTCTGCATTTTCCTGAGGAGAACAGAAAATAAACCTACTCACCTGTGCTATTCAATTGGCTTCCCCATTTTCCCAGGCAGcgttttatttttctcaccatCCCTCTGCCCTTTCCCACCATTCGATTAAGAAGCCATGGTTCGAATCCAAATTGGGGAAACCTCACATATCTAATGTAGTTCCATGAATCTTTTCTGTAGTTAATAAATATtatcagaagaaaaagaacaaaaagaaataagaagaaatcaaggaaaagaaggaagatgaaAACAGTCtgggaaaaataagataaaatattattttctctgacTTTGGAAAACCTGAACTCACAAAAGTAGAGTTTCCAAGGCATGTTCCAGGGAAAGCAATGAATGATTGCAGGTTATATGGGGTTGGCAGGTTATACGGAGGAGAGAAATGCCCGTGCAGTCAAATACATTTGAGGAATGCTGACTGAATAAAGCCAACAGATTTCTTTGTTGCGGAGTTTCTCAGAACCTTCATAGGCCCATGTTCTTCATGAATCTCCAAGAGGAGAATATAACATGCATCATGTACCAACTTTATTTGACCATGATAACTGTTCAAATTAAGTAAGATATCTTGTAGGACTAGCACCTTCAAAACACCCTTTGGTATATATTTGAAGTTGGTGGATGGAATGAAGAATTGATTATTTATTCACGTTTTTCTGGGCAGTCACTACAAGCTAAGCATGGATACCATTGATTTCTCAGGTTTCAAGTAAGAATAACTATTCCAGGGGTTCTGACTTGTAGTCAGCCCTCCAACAGTCTTCAGCAGCAAAGCAGTGTGAATTTGGATGCTGTTTCTCCACCTCCTCAATCTCTGAGTGGAGAGGAAGAACTCGGAGGTCAGGGGTAACATCTGCAACTCACCTTGAAGTCCAGGGGCTGGAGCTTGGCCCCATATACCAACTCACTGATGTCCTGGTAGGTCTCATTGAAGGTAAGGGATTTGTCTCCAAAAAGGCGATTGGCTGATACTAACTTGGAGGATTTGTTGGCTTTTCGATAGAGTCGGCAGTTCAGTTTGGCAAAGAAGAAGTGGATCTGATCAGATGTTTTCTCAGATATGGTGTCAAACTTAAATACCTACAGAAGTCAAAAAAAATGGTGGTGAGTTTGGTTggcagcctggctaacgtgggtGGTGAGCACAGGCTGGTCAGTCTCTGACTAATAGCCACCTCAGTTGTGAACTCCTTCAAGCACAGTACCTGGGACAGCATAAATGCTCAACTCTTGTGTTCTGATGAATAAAGGGATAAAAGAAGAATGAAGggtaggaaggaaaaagggaaaaagagagactAGGTCACCACTAAAGTCTCTAAAGGGCTCTAGATCAACACACAGATGTTTTCTTGCTGGAATGGGATGGAAATGGGAAAAGTCCTCTTGGTGATTCTGGACAGAGAAGAGAATCAGGACAGTGTCCTTTCTTGTAGCAAACACTTTTGTGGCATCTCCTGGGGCCAGCTGCTCATGGAGGCTCTGGGATACTGGTGGtaggggtgaaaaaggaagagtgAATCTATCAGCAAGGGATTAAACAGGCCCAGAATCCAAGAGTCTCAGGGTTGAAAACGACTTAGAAGTCATCCATGCTTTGAAGATGGAATCCCCCAGTGCCCACCTTCACCATCCGCCAAGGCAAATGGGTGAGGCTGTTCCCCTCCTGCCCTTCCCATGCTCTCTCCTCAGGCTACAAAAGGCCTTTTGGTTTTATCTGTTCTCTGCCTTTGGTTTTCCTGATTTTGTTCCAACAGGcacttttttttgtgggggggatTATGCTTTTGATCAAAAGCTTGGTGCtgaatttctcttttctccagagAGATTCAGTCTCACCCTGCTTTCGAACACATGGCGTTTGTGTAGAGGGGAGGACCCAAGGAACATGTGTGGTTTGGAAGCAGCAGTGTTCTGTTCTTCTTGTAGGAAGGGTTACATTTAAGATCTTACTTGGGGACAGAGACATGAGGGATATGGAAGTGCTTTGAGACCAGTAccaatatatacaaaaatgacTGAAGGGCCCAGAGAAGGCAGTACTAAGTGTCTTAAGGGTTTTTAAACCTACAGTTTCTTTTGGGGAGTGAAGACTTGGGTTAACTCATCCCAGAGCCCTGAGCAAAGGTGATGAAGTTCCATGGAAACTGACCACTAGAATAGAAGGAACCCTTCTAAGAACCACAGACTTCAGTGTCCAAGGTCCAAATAAGCACTGTATACCATCTTGAAGGGACTCATGCCTCCCTATTGATGAACTCTGCCTCCAAAGTGTGATCCAACCTGAAGAAAGACTGTCAGGCAGCCAAGCCAAGGACAGATTAAAGATCTAGGGTTTCCATCCATGACTTATCATAGCCCCAGAGGCCAATAGTGATCAATCAATCCATGACGCTTCATCTTATCATGCCCTACTTCCCTCCCAGGAAAGGCAGTGGGGAAAAGGGGGTGCGAACTAAGTCACTGAGCTGAAATGATCCATACTTCCCAGAGCCAGAAAACACTCTCACGTCCTTGAGGCTTCTCTTGACTTTCCTGGGCCCCTGGTCTCAATATACCatcctaggctgggtgtggtggctcccacctgtaaccccagcactttgggaggccaaggcgggcagatcacttgaagtcaagagtttgaggccgggcgcagtggctcatgcccataatctcagcactttgggaggccaaggcagatgaatcacgaggtcaggagttcaagaccagcctggccaacatggtgaaaccctgtctctactaaaaataaaaaatggtgccaggcgcctataatctcagctactcaggaggctgaggcagagaattgcttgaacccgggaggtggaggttgcagtgagccgagattgcgccactgcaccccagcctaggtgataaagcgagactccgtctcaaaaaaaaaaaaaagaagagtttgagaccagcctggccaacatggtgaaaccccatctctactaaaaatacaaaaattagctgggcgtggtggcgtgtgcctgtaatcccagctactcaggaggctgaggtgggagaattgcttgaacccgggaggcggagattgcagtgagtcgagactgcaccactgcactccagcctgggcaatagagtgagactccatctcaaaaaataataatattcataataatatCCTGGCATTTTTTTCCACAAGAGCCCATATGCCTGTTGTCACCAGATGGAAAAGCTCCTCTTCTTCTGCCAGAGGAGGGACTGGCACAACTCattgcctggcacagaggaagtgctgaatgaataaataaataatgatcaaATTAATGAGTAAACATATAGATGAAAAAATTACTAAAGAGAGAAgttgaaagagagagaagccCTCCCCCATTGCAAGGTCGCTCAAAACAGGAAACCAGGATTTAAAAAGCAGATATCCAGGTGGTAAttccttggctaatttttttaaaaatggttttcaaagggaattatAACACATGAAGTAGTGATTCAAAGGGAATCGTAATGCATAAAGAGAGCTCTTAGTGGCCTGCAGTGTTGGTTGAGGAGTCACTGGACTTGGACCTATGCAAGCCCCAAAGGTGCTCCTAGCAAGGTGGCTGGGCAGAAGACCTTTGGGTCGTACCTCCATCAGTTGCTTGAGGGTGtcattacaggcacccagcttGGTCATAGCAAAAGCCGTGGAGACACTCAGGGGTGACAGGAAAATGTTATCCTTGTCATTCTTGGAATCTGCCAGGTGCTGATAGAAAGTGGTAGCAAAGCGGGAATTGGCCTTGGATAGTTCCCAGACGCGCCGGTTGGTGGCCTCGGGGATCTTCTGTTCTGGGCCCTCATCCTCAGTTGCCTTCTTCTCCGGGGAGCGGTAAATGCACATGGGATTCATGGGAATGTCCCGTGGCTTGGCTGTGCAGATGTCCACAGGGCTCCCGTGACAGGTCACACAGTCCCAGAGGCCAATGAGCAGCAAGGACAGAAGATAAACCTTCCTGCAAGGGGGCAAAATGCCAAGTTAAGCTAGACTGCAACCCCTAGCCCCACTGCCCACCACAGGGTTGCCTCAGTAAAGCAGAGGATTCCAGCCCACCTGGTGTGGCCAAGAGAAGGGCTAAAGTCTTTGAACCAAGTACAAGGGCCCAGGCTGAACCTAGAACAGGTTCAGTCCTAAACTTCTTGCCAGGGGATAGTTCAGTTGCCTGGACATGGTCATGTTGGAATTAGAATCAACTGATGGCTATTTGAAGTATTATGTGCTCAATTTCCCCATGctgggagaaaaaagaatgcgAAGCTTCCTGTTTGTGACATGGAACATGCGTGCCTAAAAAATCGTCTGGGAACTTTAGTGCCCAGTGAAGAGTCAGGGCGGTAGGGGGAGCCACCTACAGAAACTGTTTGGGGAAGGACTCTGATAGGTGCAACAGAGAGATTTCAGCAACACAAGAGAGGTAAGAGAAAATGGATGCAGCAAAGGCGatatctggccaggcgtggtggctcacgcctgtaatcctagcacttggggaggctgaggcgggcagatcacttgaggttgggtgttcaagatcagcctgaacagcatggtgaaaccccatctctactaaaaatacaaaacttagctgggtgtggtggtgcacacctgtagtcccaacctactggggagactgacgcaggagacttgcttgaacccaggaggcgaaggttgcagtgagctgagattgcaccactgcactccaacctggtggacaaagtgagactctgtctcaaaacaacaccagcaacaacaaaacaatggcAACATCTGTGTGCTGAAGATTCCCACATATCTAGCTCCAGCCCTAACCCTTCCACTGAGCTCCAGACTGACTATTTGCTGGATAATTCCACCAGAAACTCCTACAAGTTCTTTAGGGAAGCAGGGACAAAGTGACCTGGTAATTAATTCTCCCCGAGGTGCCTGCTCCTCGTGTCCTCCAGCTCAGTGAATGGGATCAGTGAATTCAGTACAGAAACCCGAAAATCACCCtggattcctctctctctcctcctcgtTTAGTCAAACCCCAGAGTCAATCAGTTCTGTTTTTTTACTCTTTCACCAGTTATTGCCACTGCTTTAGTTCAGGCTCTCATCCTTTTTTGTTGCCTGGAATTTTTAATAGTCTCCAACATGGATTCAATGAAGGTAAACTAAGttaatttcaccttttaaaaaaatgaggtaGTTGGGACACTGGATGAAGCAAATCAAGAGATAAAGTCTCttgtaatattttttgtagataagaCAAGGGTGGGCTGCCTCCAGCTGGTTTAGGGTCCCTGGGTGTACAGAAGGGAATCCGTCTGTGGGTACTGGATCTTTCCATCTTCTcctgggagagaaagagaggcgcCCAGTGCAGATTCACAGACGTGGTCTGCTAGGCAAGCGTGGGGCTGGCTGGAAGCTGGGGCAGCTGAGAGGGACTTGCCTTCTTGCGTGGTCTGAGTCCAGTTCTGCAGCCCTTTCAAGAACAGAGGTGCAAAGCGGGAAAGAAGCAGAGGCACCAAGGGAGATGTGGAAGGCAGGCTGAagtagcagagagagagagagagagaggagaggaccCTGCCATTCATCTTCCCATCTCCACTGCCTTCGGTTGCCCACTTTGTCCTTCAGCTACATTTGGAAATGCAATTCGAGGCTGAGTGGACCCTGGGAGGGCTATGAAGCACAAATTAAAACCAAGACAGTTGTGCCACCGCCCCATTTCTAGCCTCCTGTGACAACTCAGATGAAGAAAGGAATGTGTGTGGCATTGAGGGAGGGACAGCTCTCACTGTGAGAAAAGGAAGCAGTTTCGGCCCTTTAGTCAAAGGTCGCTGGGACCTTCGGTGGGGGCAGAGTGGAGTGGATCTGAGTGGAAGAAGGAGCAAACAGGGAGTGAGAAGGTCCTCGTGGGTAACATTTGCACTCTTCCCGGATGTACGGCAGGCCCTGGGGATTCGCCTTGGAGCATCCCCTGGATTCTGTGAGTGCTGGCGTCCTGCACAGCATCTTTACACCAGGGATGACATCCCCCTTGTTTCTTAGGCTAGGGACCCAAGGTGTGGCTTAGGAAAGGCCTTACCCCaagaggggaggtgggagggagggcgCTTGAAATGACGTCTTCCAAACTGGTCTTTGACTGTAACTACCAGGGAGAGGGCCTGGTCTTCTCAAAGGTGTTAGAGGTCATTCCTGTGAGTCCTTTGGAGGTCAGAAAATGCAGTGAGGGCAGCCAAGGGGAAAGCTCACCCCTCTTACCTTTTTCCAGAGGCTACGGTTCCTATCACATTGGAATACATGGTCGCTAATCTTCCACAGGGCTGGGCAAGTGGAGATGGTGTGGTCTGAGGCAATCTGTCTGAAAACTGGTTCTTTCCTCTAAATCTCACCAAGGTTCCAGAGGCCAGGGTGCAGCAGGGAGCTGGTCAGGATGGGGAACTGAGGTCAAAGGCTGATGACCAGTTCCCAGGGTTAAGCAAAGTGTAGAGCCCAGTGTTGTTTAATTAGTAGAGAAGTTTCAAAGTTCAATCAGGCCCAGGGAAAGCCTGAGCCACCTCTCTTGCCCACACTCCCTCACTCTCCTCCTCAGCtttatggaaaaggaaaaggagagcatGTTCGTACCTTCAAACTTGGTTAGGAAATACATGACTGAGGAGAAATTTGTCtgcaggattttttcttttcGGTTAACCATATCAGAAGATAGAAATAGCTAATGTCCAAAAACTTCTAGCCCTCTACCTGTAATTCCCTCTCTCATAGTTTTCTTtatggacagagagagagagagaaatatctaATTAGAGGAGGCGAAGAGGGACAAGCTGCTACCTTCAGGCATCTGAGCGCCAAGGTGTCCCTGATGCAGACAAGGAAAATACAGTGGTTACACCTGTGGCCCACAGAGAGACCCATTCCCCAGAGCCCTGAAGTGGTGGGACAGGGACAGAAGAGCAGGGCCTCGGGGTGCATGCCAAGTGTGTTTCTAAGGGGTTTGAGCAGCTGAGAAATACTTAGCAAAACTCTATTGGGGGATCAGGAGACAGAATGTAGGGCAGGTAAAAAACCCACATACAActgctgaaataaaaacaaactaaattatatttatgtgtattgttatttttattagttatgaGGGAGACTGGGTAAATTCAAACTAACAGAGATAAAGGGCAAGTTTGTTTACATTTCCCTCTTCTGAAATAGCCAAAAGCACCATCACAAGGATTGCAGCTACCGAGTTCACAGGGTGCGTGTGCCTCCTGCTGTGTGATCAAGGATTCCTTGTCGTTGTTGTTGCAGTCATAGGCATTTTAGAGAGCTCTTCGTTCATGAGAGAGGACATCTCTCCTGGGCTGAAGCTGTGTCTAAGTTCTTGGCTGATTCAGACCCTGGATCCTTTGAAGCCCTCCATATGCAGCGTGAACAGTTGCCAAGAACTGTCCCAAAGGGCCCCAGAATGCCCAGAGGCTCATCTGTCACCCTAGAAAGACTATTGAAAAGGCTCCTGGTCAACCACTGGAGTTCAACAAACAGATGAGTGCTATCTGTGCCAGCAGACACTGTTCTTGGAGCTGGGTTTCCATTCAGGGGAGACATACAGCAATCAcataaaaaatcagtattttgggctgagggtggtggctcacacatgtaatcccagcactttgggaggctgaggtgggcagatcacctgaagtcaggagttcgagaccagcctggccaacctggtgaaaccccgtctctactaaaaatacaaaaattagctgggcatggtggcgggcacctgtattcccagctactcaggaggctgaggcaggagaatcacttgaccccaggaggcagaggttgcagtgagccgagattgcaccattgcactccaacctgggtgatagaacaagcctcaaaaaaaaaaaaaaaaaaaaaaaaaaaaaaaaaaaaatcagtatttaaaaaataaatatgtaacgTGCCAGTCAGATGTTAATAAGGTCCATAGAGGAAACTATAGCAGGGCAAGGGTATATAGGAAGCAGTGGGAGGAAATGGGTAGGGAACCATCTGAGAACATGTGGTAGAAAAGGCCTCCCTTAGGAATCGTTGTTAGGAAACCAGAATGAAATGATGGAGGGGGCCATATGAATATCTTTAGGAAGAGTTGTCCATAGAAGAAATCAGAAATACAAAGACCTTGAGGTTTCAGGACTATGCTGTTGAGACCTATTGTTCCAGCTTATAGGATTTGTGAGGTTTGTGTCTTGCCAAGAAGGTCCTTGGAGGAGGGCAGATGAGGGGCCCTGCAGAAATATAGGTGATTTGGTGAACATCTGCTGGAAAAGATTAGGATGCAGATACTACCAGGTCAAGGAGTTAAGAACTATAACATCAGGgtttgggtttaatttgttcatccaggctggatgcagtggctcacatctgtgatcccagcactttgggaggccgaagcttgaggccaggagttcaaaaccaactgTGAGACcccacacagtgagacccccatctccagaaaataataataataagctgggcatggtggcctgattctgtagtcccagctactcaggaggctgaggtgggaggatcgcttgtgttTAGGAattcaggctacagtgagctgtgatcatgtcactgcactccagccttggtgacagagtgagaccctgtctcaaatgttaaaaattaaattatatgtattttttaaaaagtgttctgcCAGgtatggcggctcacacctgtaatcccagcagtttgggaggctgaggtaggcagatcacttgaggccgggggtttgagaccagcctggctaacacggtggaaccctgtctctactaaaaatacaaaaaaaaattagctgggcatggtggcatgcacctgtaatctcatctacttgggcggctgaggcaggagaatcacttgaacccgggaggtggaggtttcagtgagccgagatcacgccactgcattccagcctggatgacagagtgagactctacaggtgtaagccactgtacctggcccttcttcttcttcttcttcttcttcttcttcttcttcttcttcttcttcttcttcttctccttctccttctccttctccttctccttctccttctccttctccttctccttctccttctccttctccttctccttctccttctccttctccttctccttctccttctccttctccttctccttctccttctccttctccttctccttctccttctccttctccttctccttcctcttcctcttcct
This Rhinopithecus roxellana isolate Shanxi Qingling chromosome 8, ASM756505v1, whole genome shotgun sequence DNA region includes the following protein-coding sequences:
- the SERPINC1 gene encoding antithrombin-III; this translates as MYSNVIGTVASGKRKVYLLSLLLIGLWDCVTCHGSPVDICTAKPRDIPMNPMCIYRSPEKKATEDEGPEQKIPEATNRRVWELSKANSRFATTFYQHLADSKNDKDNIFLSPLSVSTAFAMTKLGACNDTLKQLMEVFKFDTISEKTSDQIHFFFAKLNCRLYRKANKSSKLVSANRLFGDKSLTFNETYQDISELVYGAKLQPLDFKENAEQSRAAINKWVSNKTEGRITNVIPPEAINELTVLVLVNTIYFKGLWKSKFSPENTRMEPFYKADGESCSASMMYQEAKFRYRRVAEGTQVLELPFKGDDITMVLILPKPEKSLTKVEQELTPDVLQEWLDELEEMMLVVHMPRFRIEDGFSLKEQLQDMGLVDLFSPEKSKLPGIVAEGRDDLYVSDAFHKAFLEVNEEGSEAAASTAIGIAGRSLNPNRVTFKANRPFLVFIREVPLNTIIFMGRVANPCMS